In the genome of Halobacterium noricense, one region contains:
- a CDS encoding ATP-binding protein, translating into MGSVQRHLPVAGVAGLAVGLLAVSAVHHATEIEHIDHVGGPLSAFLVDGIPAVALLAAGYWLHTADFESDNRWLVATWSAVGGTLFATITLLTIAVRKFEGRSVAEPVFPMLVYTGVGALAGFVAGVFYVRARRDAERASHASDAFAFVNDVLRHDIRNSLGIVRGQAELLATRTDDESVESRTETIREQTNEALDRIENANTIANTITDDATLEPVDLTAFAETAADRVAGAYRVTVRTGFPESAHVRANDALQTVVDNLVENAAEHNDADDPWVEVAVEPTADAVRLEIRDNGPGVDPDVLADADGGLDLVRTLVAHYDGDIEITDNEPRGTVFTVDLPRANTA; encoded by the coding sequence ATGGGCAGTGTGCAACGACACCTGCCGGTCGCCGGCGTTGCGGGGCTCGCAGTCGGCCTGCTCGCCGTCTCCGCGGTCCACCACGCCACCGAAATCGAGCACATCGACCACGTCGGCGGGCCGTTGTCCGCGTTCCTCGTCGACGGCATCCCAGCCGTGGCACTCCTCGCAGCCGGCTACTGGCTGCACACCGCGGACTTCGAGTCCGACAACCGCTGGCTCGTCGCGACCTGGTCGGCGGTCGGGGGCACGCTCTTCGCCACCATCACGCTCCTCACCATCGCCGTCCGCAAGTTCGAGGGCCGCAGTGTCGCCGAACCCGTGTTCCCGATGCTCGTCTACACGGGCGTCGGCGCTCTCGCCGGCTTCGTCGCGGGCGTCTTCTACGTCCGCGCGCGCCGCGACGCCGAGCGCGCGTCCCACGCCAGCGACGCGTTCGCGTTCGTCAACGACGTGCTCCGCCACGATATCCGCAACAGCCTCGGTATCGTCCGCGGGCAGGCCGAGCTGCTCGCTACCAGGACCGACGACGAATCGGTCGAATCCCGCACCGAGACGATTCGCGAACAGACCAACGAGGCGCTCGACCGCATCGAGAACGCCAACACCATCGCCAACACCATCACCGACGACGCGACCCTCGAACCCGTCGACCTCACGGCGTTCGCCGAAACCGCCGCCGACCGCGTCGCCGGCGCCTACCGCGTCACTGTCAGGACCGGCTTTCCCGAGTCCGCGCACGTGCGGGCGAACGACGCCCTCCAGACGGTCGTGGACAACCTCGTGGAGAACGCCGCCGAGCACAACGACGCCGACGACCCCTGGGTCGAAGTCGCGGTCGAACCTACGGCCGACGCGGTCCGGCTCGAAATCCGCGACAACGGCCCCGGCGTCGACCCCGACGTCCTCGCCGACGCCGACGGCGGCCTCGACCTCGTGCGCACGCTCGTCGCCCACTACGACGGCGACATCGAAATCACCGACAACGAGCCCCGTGGGACTGTATTCACCGTCGACCTGCCGCGCGCGAACACGGCGTAA
- a CDS encoding sensor histidine kinase — protein MADSPTPDSRRRLAGSAVALLGAALFAIPLYDIWEDTTELGWGILPSLVENITLFALAALLVAGGVWLARSEWDSDHVTTVASTTFAGFVATAILFAWIVAVQLWVMHELKPYVIALDAVVVGALGSFGIGVYRARSDSRRRDLQVERNRLVGLFENTSDAVATVELADGSPAVSSANERFRETFDDPDAAIEAAARLAGTSVSSLFDGDHGGEPTTQEIAYSEANGVHEVAYGDRNDSDGREFIVQFVPYDTDRGRTYVYVVATDVTEQKQLAREREANERLDLLHEYASKLVNAESRDRAAALAREAVEELYAPSDVRVVLDGEVVAGLDDSDSTFNTVAEVGDRGCIELIAHLATRELNAVNVLATHLDDVLGRLDYERELAAEREELDFINRTLRHNLLNDIQVVRARLQTLDDADDEQLDDHRDVLLDHLDRMAEFVQTMRTYTKSLVEDDEHVLRPVDLQPALEDVADGTRNAYEDAVVSLGDIPHVAVSADELLEPVLENVLTNAVEHNDKETPRVHVDAERHGDWVTVRVADNGPGISDDRKEAVFERGELGEHSSGSGFGLFLVRKTVESYGGGVEIRDNEPTGTVVRITLPVAST, from the coding sequence ATGGCCGACTCCCCGACACCGGACAGCCGCCGGCGGCTCGCCGGGTCCGCCGTCGCCCTCCTCGGTGCCGCGCTGTTCGCTATCCCGCTGTACGACATCTGGGAGGACACCACCGAACTCGGCTGGGGCATCCTCCCCTCGCTCGTCGAGAACATCACCCTGTTCGCCCTCGCCGCGCTCCTCGTCGCGGGCGGCGTCTGGCTCGCACGCTCCGAGTGGGACAGCGACCACGTCACCACCGTCGCGTCCACGACCTTCGCCGGGTTCGTCGCGACGGCCATCCTGTTCGCGTGGATTGTTGCCGTCCAACTGTGGGTGATGCACGAACTCAAGCCGTACGTCATCGCGCTCGACGCTGTCGTCGTCGGCGCGCTCGGGTCGTTCGGCATCGGCGTCTACCGCGCGCGCTCTGACAGCCGCCGCCGCGACCTCCAGGTCGAACGAAACCGCCTCGTCGGCCTCTTCGAGAACACCAGCGACGCCGTCGCCACCGTCGAACTCGCGGACGGCTCGCCCGCCGTCTCGTCGGCGAACGAGCGCTTCCGGGAGACGTTCGACGACCCGGACGCCGCCATCGAGGCCGCTGCCCGCCTCGCGGGGACGTCGGTGTCGTCACTGTTCGACGGCGACCACGGCGGCGAACCGACGACCCAGGAAATCGCGTACAGCGAAGCGAACGGCGTCCACGAAGTCGCGTACGGCGACCGCAACGACAGCGACGGCCGCGAGTTCATCGTCCAGTTCGTCCCCTACGATACCGACCGCGGGCGCACGTACGTCTACGTCGTTGCGACCGACGTCACCGAGCAGAAGCAGCTCGCGCGCGAGCGGGAAGCTAACGAACGCCTCGACCTCCTCCACGAGTACGCGTCGAAGCTCGTGAACGCAGAGAGCCGCGACCGCGCCGCCGCGCTCGCCCGGGAAGCCGTCGAGGAACTGTACGCTCCCTCCGACGTCCGCGTCGTGCTCGACGGCGAGGTCGTCGCCGGCCTGGACGATTCCGACAGCACGTTCAACACGGTTGCCGAGGTTGGGGACCGCGGCTGCATCGAACTCATCGCCCACCTTGCCACCCGCGAACTCAACGCAGTCAACGTGCTCGCTACCCATCTCGACGACGTGCTCGGCCGCCTCGACTACGAGCGCGAACTCGCCGCCGAGCGCGAGGAACTGGACTTCATCAACCGCACGCTCCGCCACAACCTCCTCAACGACATCCAGGTCGTGCGGGCCCGCCTCCAGACGCTCGACGACGCCGACGACGAACAACTCGACGACCACCGCGACGTCCTCCTCGACCACCTCGACCGCATGGCGGAGTTCGTCCAGACGATGCGCACCTACACCAAGTCCCTCGTCGAGGACGACGAACACGTCCTCCGGCCCGTGGACCTCCAGCCCGCGCTCGAAGACGTCGCCGACGGCACGCGCAACGCCTACGAGGACGCGGTCGTCTCGCTCGGCGACATCCCGCACGTCGCCGTGAGCGCCGACGAACTCCTCGAACCAGTGCTGGAGAACGTCCTCACGAACGCCGTCGAACACAACGACAAGGAGACGCCCCGCGTCCACGTCGACGCCGAACGCCACGGCGACTGGGTGACCGTCCGGGTCGCGGACAACGGCCCCGGCATCTCCGACGACCGCAAGGAAGCAGTATTCGAGCGCGGCGAACTCGGCGAACACAGTTCCGGCAGCGGCTTCGGGCTGTTCCTCGTGCGCAAAACCGTCGAATCCTACGGTGGCGGCGTCGAAATCCGGGACAACGAACCCACGGGCACCGTCGTCCGCATCACGCTCCCCGTGGCGTCGACCTGA
- a CDS encoding response regulator — translation MTADSSAASGPPVQTDGSGSAEGSDALDGDHTVLVVDDEAEFAGAVGNWIDQRWNAVVATDGEEALEKYGPHVDAVLLDRRMPKLSGDETLQRIRERDGSARVAMLTALEPDLDVVELDYDMYLEKPVDRGEVVDATQELLERANYTRELRALYALSSKIAELQACYDEAKLADDERFQRLQTELERVREQAASQLDGTDDGTMAELLQVVEDAGR, via the coding sequence ATGACGGCCGACAGTTCCGCGGCTTCGGGTCCGCCCGTGCAGACCGACGGGAGCGGGTCTGCAGAGGGAAGCGACGCGCTCGACGGCGACCACACGGTTCTCGTCGTAGACGACGAGGCGGAGTTCGCGGGGGCTGTCGGCAATTGGATAGACCAGCGGTGGAACGCGGTCGTCGCGACCGACGGCGAGGAAGCCCTCGAAAAGTACGGCCCCCACGTCGACGCCGTGTTGCTCGACCGGCGGATGCCGAAGCTCTCCGGCGACGAGACCCTCCAGCGGATACGCGAGCGCGACGGGAGTGCCCGCGTCGCGATGTTGACAGCGCTGGAGCCCGACCTCGACGTGGTCGAGTTGGACTACGACATGTATCTGGAGAAGCCCGTGGACCGCGGGGAGGTCGTGGACGCCACTCAGGAGCTGCTGGAGCGCGCGAACTACACGCGAGAACTCCGGGCACTGTACGCGCTCAGTTCGAAAATCGCGGAGTTGCAGGCGTGCTACGACGAGGCGAAGCTGGCCGACGACGAGCGCTTCCAGCGGCTGCAGACGGAGTTAGAGCGCGTGCGCGAGCAGGCTGCCTCGCAACTCGACGGCACCGACGACGGGACGATGGCCGAACTCCTGCAGGTCGTCGAGGACGCCGGCCGGTAG
- a CDS encoding NAD(P)/FAD-dependent oxidoreductase: MRVVVLGGGYAGVVLTDRLEQRLPADVDLVVVDDTGDHLVQHELHRAIRHPEFADDVVVPLDDIFDRARVEVATVERVDRDARQVELADGTSLDYDVAAVCLGAETAYYDLPGVEAHASPLKRLPDAARIRREFENLVKSGGGTAVVGGAGLSGVQTAGELAAFAREKDADIEIVLLEQRETVAPSFPEQFRDAVRDELDREDVEVRTGITVSRARAEAIETDDGDVAYDVFVWTGGIRGPDALGGERVNVRADFAVDDHTLVLGDAARVVDAEGTAVPASAQAAVREAKVAARNVEEVVADLREHDDGFRPRLERYTFDSPGWLVSVGDGAVAQVGPSVFRGAAANAVKSGVGASYLASAGSIRDVVGLLREEFDLAGE; the protein is encoded by the coding sequence ATGCGCGTCGTCGTACTCGGCGGCGGTTACGCGGGCGTCGTCCTCACTGACCGACTGGAGCAGCGCCTCCCGGCCGACGTCGACCTCGTGGTGGTCGACGACACCGGCGACCACCTCGTCCAGCACGAACTCCACCGCGCGATACGCCACCCGGAGTTCGCCGACGACGTCGTCGTCCCGCTCGACGACATCTTCGACCGGGCGCGAGTCGAAGTCGCGACTGTCGAACGCGTCGACCGCGACGCCCGGCAAGTCGAACTCGCGGACGGAACCAGCCTCGACTACGACGTGGCCGCGGTCTGTCTCGGCGCGGAGACCGCGTACTACGACCTGCCGGGCGTCGAGGCGCACGCCAGCCCACTGAAGCGGCTGCCGGACGCTGCACGCATCCGCCGCGAGTTCGAGAACCTCGTCAAGTCGGGCGGCGGCACGGCCGTCGTCGGTGGCGCTGGCCTCTCCGGCGTGCAGACGGCGGGCGAACTCGCAGCGTTCGCGCGCGAGAAGGACGCCGACATCGAGATCGTGTTGCTCGAACAACGCGAGACGGTCGCGCCGTCGTTCCCCGAGCAGTTCCGGGACGCGGTCCGCGACGAACTCGACCGCGAGGACGTCGAGGTGCGCACTGGCATCACCGTCTCGCGCGCGAGGGCCGAGGCAATCGAAACCGACGACGGCGACGTGGCGTACGACGTGTTCGTGTGGACGGGCGGCATCCGCGGCCCGGACGCGCTCGGCGGCGAGCGCGTGAACGTTCGCGCGGACTTCGCCGTGGACGACCACACGCTCGTGCTCGGAGACGCCGCGCGGGTCGTCGACGCCGAGGGGACGGCAGTACCGGCGTCCGCGCAGGCGGCCGTCCGCGAGGCGAAGGTCGCGGCGCGGAACGTCGAGGAGGTGGTCGCAGACCTGCGCGAACACGACGACGGCTTCCGGCCTCGACTCGAACGGTACACGTTCGACTCGCCGGGCTGGCTAGTGAGCGTCGGCGACGGCGCGGTCGCGCAGGTCGGCCCGAGCGTGTTCCGCGGCGCTGCGGCGAACGCCGTGAAGTCCGGCGTGGGTGCGAGCTACCTCGCGTCCGCCGGCAGCATCCGGGACGTGGTCGGGCTGCTCCGCGAGGAGTTCGACCTCGCCGGGGAGTGA
- the mvaD gene encoding phosphomevalonate decarboxylase MvaD: MKATARAHPIQGIVKYHGMRDEQLRLPYHDSISVCTAPSNTTTTVAFEPDRSEDSYVVDGEVVDGSGADRIRKVVDEVRERAGVDHRVQVESVNNFQSNIGLGSSASGFAALARAATEAAGLDLSLPEISTIARRGSASAARAVTGGFSDLHTGLNDEDCRSERLDVPDEFVDDLRIVIAKVPSYKETGHAHAEAADSHMFQARLAHIHAQLAEARDALREGNFERVFETAEHDSLSLAATTMTGPSGWVYWKPDTIEVFDAVRELRSEADVPAYFSTDTGATVYVNTRAEHADEVEETIADCGVETDVWKVGGPAHVLDESDALF; the protein is encoded by the coding sequence ATGAAAGCGACCGCGCGAGCCCACCCGATTCAGGGCATCGTGAAGTACCACGGGATGCGGGACGAACAGCTCCGGCTCCCCTACCACGACTCCATCAGCGTCTGTACCGCGCCGAGCAACACGACGACGACCGTGGCGTTCGAACCCGACCGCAGCGAGGACAGCTACGTCGTCGACGGCGAGGTCGTGGACGGCTCCGGGGCCGACCGCATCCGGAAGGTCGTCGACGAGGTGCGCGAGCGCGCTGGCGTCGACCACCGCGTGCAGGTCGAGAGCGTGAACAACTTCCAGTCGAACATCGGCCTCGGGTCGTCGGCGTCCGGGTTCGCGGCGCTCGCTCGCGCGGCCACCGAGGCCGCCGGTCTCGACCTCTCCCTGCCCGAGATTTCGACCATCGCACGCCGCGGGTCGGCGTCCGCCGCGCGCGCGGTCACGGGCGGATTCTCCGACCTCCACACGGGCCTGAACGACGAGGACTGCCGGAGCGAGCGCCTCGACGTCCCCGACGAGTTCGTCGACGACCTCCGCATCGTCATCGCGAAAGTCCCGTCCTACAAGGAGACCGGGCACGCACACGCCGAGGCCGCGGACAGCCACATGTTCCAGGCGCGCCTCGCGCACATCCACGCGCAACTGGCGGAGGCACGCGACGCCCTCCGCGAGGGCAACTTCGAGCGCGTCTTCGAGACCGCCGAGCACGACTCGCTGTCGCTGGCCGCGACGACGATGACCGGCCCGTCGGGGTGGGTGTACTGGAAGCCGGACACCATCGAGGTGTTCGACGCCGTCCGCGAACTCCGCAGCGAGGCGGACGTTCCCGCCTACTTCTCGACGGACACCGGCGCGACCGTCTACGTCAACACGCGCGCCGAGCACGCCGACGAGGTCGAGGAAACAATCGCGGACTGCGGCGTCGAAACCGACGTCTGGAAGGTCGGCGGCCCCGCGCACGTGCTTGACGAGAGCGACGCGCTGTTCTAA
- the nth gene encoding endonuclease III codes for MGTPLDTHEAQVGEVVDRLEEEYPEPEISLNFSNRLELLVAVILSAQCTDERVNKETAHLFEKYQSPEDYANADEDELAEDLNSITYYNSKAGYLKNACQQIVEEHDGEVPDTMSELTDLPGVGRKTANVVLQHGHDITEGIVVDTHVQRISRRLGITEEERPEAIEVDLMDVVPRKHWQNFTHWLISHGRDTCTARNPDCSDCLLEDVCPSSKLQHDVDLADGSEW; via the coding sequence ATGGGAACACCGCTGGACACGCACGAGGCGCAGGTCGGGGAGGTCGTCGACCGACTCGAAGAGGAGTACCCCGAGCCCGAGATTTCGCTGAACTTCTCGAACCGCCTCGAACTGCTGGTCGCCGTGATTCTCTCCGCGCAGTGCACCGACGAGCGCGTGAACAAGGAGACCGCCCACCTCTTCGAGAAGTACCAGTCCCCGGAGGACTACGCGAACGCCGACGAAGACGAGCTCGCCGAGGACCTCAACTCGATTACGTACTACAACAGCAAGGCAGGCTACCTCAAGAACGCCTGCCAGCAAATCGTCGAGGAACACGACGGCGAGGTGCCGGACACGATGAGCGAGCTCACGGACCTGCCCGGAGTAGGTCGGAAGACCGCGAACGTCGTGCTCCAGCACGGCCACGACATCACCGAGGGCATCGTCGTGGACACGCACGTTCAGCGCATCTCGCGGCGGCTCGGCATCACTGAAGAGGAACGCCCGGAGGCCATCGAGGTGGACCTGATGGACGTCGTCCCGCGCAAGCACTGGCAGAACTTCACGCACTGGCTCATCAGCCACGGCCGGGACACCTGTACCGCGCGCAACCCGGACTGCTCGGACTGCCTGCTCGAAGACGTCTGCCCGTCCTCGAAGCTCCAGCACGACGTCGACCTCGCGGACGGCAGCGAGTGGTAG
- a CDS encoding ArsR/SmtB family transcription factor, protein MAGNRLLPSRSTVERGDGSRVVGIREDAADEVFEALSSSTAREILAALYEEPDTASSVADDVGTSLQNATYHLEKLVAADLVEVADTWYSEQGREMNVYAPASESLVVFATDEASKPSLKERLLRVLGAVGVLGVASLVVQRLFGGQGAPTDYQTTGGDAGDTAAATTDGGGIGIMNEQATETAQATTTAATTASQSVAQGLPPGVLFFAGGLLVLAVVLGYVWYRGR, encoded by the coding sequence ATGGCTGGGAATCGCTTGCTCCCGTCGCGGTCGACCGTCGAGCGCGGCGACGGCTCGCGCGTGGTCGGCATCCGCGAGGACGCCGCCGACGAGGTGTTCGAGGCGCTGTCTTCGAGCACCGCCCGCGAGATTCTCGCCGCGCTGTACGAGGAGCCCGACACCGCGTCGAGCGTCGCGGACGACGTCGGGACGTCGCTCCAGAACGCCACGTACCACCTGGAGAAGCTCGTGGCGGCGGACCTCGTGGAGGTCGCGGACACGTGGTACTCCGAGCAGGGCCGCGAGATGAACGTCTACGCGCCCGCGTCGGAGTCGCTGGTCGTGTTCGCCACCGACGAGGCGTCGAAGCCGTCGCTGAAAGAGCGGCTGTTGCGCGTGCTCGGCGCGGTCGGCGTGCTCGGCGTCGCGAGCCTCGTCGTCCAGCGGCTGTTCGGCGGACAGGGCGCGCCGACGGACTACCAGACGACTGGTGGGGACGCGGGCGACACGGCGGCCGCGACGACCGACGGCGGCGGTATCGGCATCATGAACGAGCAGGCCACGGAGACGGCGCAGGCGACGACGACCGCCGCGACCACCGCGTCGCAGTCGGTCGCACAGGGGCTCCCGCCGGGCGTGCTGTTCTTCGCCGGTGGGCTGCTCGTGCTCGCGGTCGTCCTCGGCTACGTCTGGTACCGCGGGCGGTAG
- a CDS encoding DUF433 domain-containing protein, which yields MSTQVRRVVSGDDSDIHDEPHIKGRRVTVQHIHERVEGHGLDPETVANRLNLSLSEIYHALAYYHDHPEEMRAVEEERERVREMAENDSGIATGPEDAPQ from the coding sequence ATGTCGACGCAAGTGAGACGGGTTGTTTCCGGCGACGATTCAGACATCCACGACGAACCCCACATCAAGGGGCGACGGGTGACGGTCCAACACATCCATGAGCGGGTAGAGGGTCATGGCCTCGATCCCGAGACCGTTGCCAACCGGCTGAACCTCTCGCTTTCTGAGATCTACCACGCGCTGGCGTACTACCACGACCACCCCGAGGAGATGCGGGCGGTCGAGGAAGAGCGCGAGCGCGTCCGTGAGATGGCCGAGAACGATTCGGGTATCGCCACCGGTCCCGAGGACGCCCCACAGTAG
- a CDS encoding DUF5615 family PIN-like protein — protein MGVRFLLDEDTEASLADTLSRAGHDVDRVVNVDTLGTGAKDPEVLQYAARTNRIIVTHDDDYVQAPRDDHEDVFYAPEQRLSSHKLYRIIQCVLESYPDRDAIQPVVFLTTDWL, from the coding sequence ATGGGGGTTCGCTTCTTGCTTGACGAGGACACAGAGGCATCACTCGCGGATACGCTCTCACGCGCTGGCCACGACGTGGATCGCGTCGTTAACGTCGATACACTTGGAACTGGCGCGAAAGACCCGGAGGTCTTGCAGTACGCGGCCCGCACGAATCGCATCATCGTCACCCACGACGATGATTACGTGCAAGCTCCACGAGACGACCACGAGGACGTCTTTTACGCGCCTGAACAGCGCCTTTCCTCGCATAAACTATATCGCATCATCCAGTGCGTCCTGGAGTCCTACCCCGACCGCGACGCAATCCAGCCTGTCGTTTTCCTCACCACTGACTGGCTCTAA
- a CDS encoding DUF7321 family protein has protein sequence MVADVTVASVAAMLVTASFPCYLYGAWIIVDAETVTWGTLRHHLAYIFLGLTLNTVPVVVWMIPALFDQLGGFAVVHAFFGVQAYALLAFALTGIVPILRAKREYNLYHDPDQDVDLDEIHENMSAWRLRLRAGVVGYVLCWLVAWVLGVARFVTKYETGF, from the coding sequence ATGGTCGCAGACGTGACGGTGGCGAGCGTGGCCGCGATGCTGGTCACCGCGAGCTTCCCGTGCTACCTCTACGGCGCGTGGATCATCGTCGACGCCGAGACCGTCACGTGGGGGACGCTCAGACACCACCTCGCGTACATCTTCCTCGGGCTCACGCTCAACACCGTCCCCGTCGTCGTCTGGATGATTCCCGCGCTGTTCGACCAGCTCGGCGGATTCGCCGTCGTGCACGCGTTCTTCGGCGTGCAAGCGTACGCGCTGCTGGCGTTCGCGCTCACCGGCATCGTCCCGATTCTGCGCGCGAAACGCGAGTACAACCTCTACCACGACCCCGACCAGGACGTCGACTTAGACGAGATTCACGAGAACATGAGCGCGTGGCGGCTCCGCCTGCGCGCAGGCGTCGTCGGATACGTGCTCTGCTGGCTGGTGGCGTGGGTGCTCGGCGTCGCGCGGTTCGTGACGAAGTACGAGACGGGGTTCTGA
- a CDS encoding DUF7319 domain-containing protein, with the protein MTDSNAGEGGQPAPDEEPDAETPADLREQVDFEEFGPKEMAELSAEEWDAAFDPDTWITGEQLLDRVEADLRHRVATRDVFAVVERDTIDGEPVVLAYSDEGYAVVYADGTVEGSGTVLRDVKPTVALCSMDDYDVPDAPENAGLPDPQEVPEGSGGLGTTLLQYIGLAQVVVGVLLVLSPLLYDPLVRGCPPVTGSAARACTVAGTTLELHPLGNSAIIAVIAGVGFVLFGALMLVVVANARLSDRFRSEEFRNRLRSAGLGDGQRPSFVPETDSQRDHSDAP; encoded by the coding sequence ATGACTGACTCCAACGCCGGCGAGGGCGGCCAGCCTGCGCCGGACGAGGAGCCCGACGCCGAGACGCCGGCGGACCTCCGAGAACAGGTCGACTTCGAGGAGTTCGGCCCGAAGGAGATGGCCGAGCTGTCCGCCGAGGAGTGGGACGCCGCCTTCGACCCCGACACGTGGATTACGGGCGAACAGCTGCTCGACCGCGTGGAGGCCGACCTCCGGCACCGGGTCGCCACCCGCGACGTGTTCGCGGTGGTCGAACGCGACACCATCGACGGCGAACCCGTCGTGCTCGCGTACTCCGACGAGGGGTACGCGGTCGTCTACGCCGACGGCACCGTCGAAGGTAGCGGCACCGTCCTCCGGGACGTGAAACCGACGGTCGCGCTCTGCTCGATGGACGACTACGATGTCCCCGACGCACCCGAGAACGCCGGCCTCCCGGACCCGCAGGAGGTCCCCGAGGGGAGCGGCGGCCTCGGGACGACGCTGCTCCAGTACATCGGCCTCGCGCAGGTCGTCGTCGGCGTCCTCCTCGTGCTCTCGCCGCTCCTCTACGACCCGCTCGTGCGCGGGTGTCCGCCGGTCACCGGGTCGGCAGCACGCGCTTGCACAGTCGCCGGGACCACTCTGGAGCTCCACCCGCTCGGGAACTCCGCCATCATCGCCGTCATCGCGGGCGTCGGCTTCGTGTTGTTCGGCGCGCTGATGCTGGTCGTCGTCGCCAACGCCCGGCTGTCGGACCGCTTCCGCTCCGAGGAGTTCCGCAACCGGCTGCGTTCGGCGGGGCTCGGCGACGGCCAGCGGCCGTCGTTCGTCCCGGAAACGGACAGCCAGCGAGACCACTCCGACGCCCCCTGA
- a CDS encoding plastocyanin/azurin family copper-binding protein produces the protein MKRRDFLKIATGSAGGAAAIGAAGARSSSTSAAVQEGEGNNTTSGNGTTGNATTDGSGSGEGEELPGAGTTKTVEVGPNGQNVFDPETVYVQRGATVEWVWRSPGHNVHATDVPEDADWDVQTEITGPEFTYSYTFDGPLGEYHYVCDPHEALGMVGNVVVNESGQAPGGEGGEAELHPEEMGVPFQAHFVGIATILMMIVSLVYAFFVLKYGESQNASAPNKE, from the coding sequence ATGAAGAGGCGGGACTTTCTGAAGATTGCGACCGGTTCGGCCGGCGGCGCTGCAGCCATCGGCGCAGCCGGCGCACGGTCGTCCTCCACGTCCGCCGCCGTCCAGGAGGGCGAAGGAAACAACACGACCTCCGGCAACGGCACGACCGGGAACGCCACGACGGACGGTAGCGGTTCCGGCGAGGGCGAAGAACTCCCGGGCGCGGGGACGACGAAGACGGTCGAGGTCGGCCCGAACGGCCAGAACGTCTTCGACCCCGAGACCGTCTACGTCCAGCGCGGCGCGACGGTCGAGTGGGTGTGGCGGTCGCCAGGCCACAACGTCCACGCGACCGACGTGCCGGAAGACGCCGACTGGGACGTCCAGACCGAAATCACCGGCCCCGAGTTCACGTACTCGTACACGTTCGACGGGCCGCTGGGCGAGTACCACTACGTCTGTGACCCCCACGAGGCGCTCGGGATGGTCGGCAACGTGGTCGTCAACGAGAGCGGACAGGCACCCGGCGGCGAAGGCGGTGAAGCCGAGCTCCACCCCGAAGAGATGGGCGTGCCGTTCCAGGCACACTTCGTGGGCATCGCGACCATCCTGATGATGATCGTGTCGCTCGTCTACGCCTTCTTCGTCCTCAAGTACGGCGAATCACAGAACGCGAGCGCACCCAACAAAGAATAA
- a CDS encoding DUF7318 family protein has translation MSSKGSNYGDIHRYEPARESTAATIAIVLLTFVEIAFVAVFAYGLITGWGVDPVGNMYLGFLLAAIFIDLSFVLLLYRKEFLPDVMIVKKRRRKWEDLYVREDQVDGESAFDDVGEQFKKAIYPYYEK, from the coding sequence ATGTCCTCGAAAGGCTCCAACTACGGCGACATCCACCGGTACGAGCCCGCCCGCGAGAGCACGGCAGCGACCATCGCTATCGTGTTGCTGACGTTCGTCGAGATCGCGTTCGTGGCCGTGTTCGCGTACGGCCTCATCACGGGCTGGGGCGTCGACCCGGTCGGGAACATGTACCTCGGGTTCCTCCTCGCGGCCATCTTCATCGACCTCTCGTTCGTCCTGCTCCTCTACCGCAAGGAGTTCCTGCCGGACGTGATGATCGTGAAGAAGCGCCGGCGCAAGTGGGAAGACCTCTACGTCCGCGAGGACCAGGTCGACGGCGAATCCGCGTTCGATGACGTCGGCGAACAGTTCAAGAAGGCAATCTACCCCTACTACGAGAAATAA